From the Leptolyngbya sp. O-77 genome, one window contains:
- a CDS encoding gamma-glutamylcyclotransferase: MNLADRPLHLAPESVEPSFLYFAYGSCMCPVDLKRSLGEPTHAYVIGHATLRGYRLGFFCYSKFRDCGVLDVVPDEQSSVEGVLYRLPLRLSDRLDAREVSYRHEIITVQANGRTYDNVRTYTALHKLPEEKAPNDWYFNVVLRGAVTCRLPEAYCWHLCHHMHQLQEFGRGDRLKIA, translated from the coding sequence ATGAACCTTGCCGATCGCCCACTTCATCTTGCTCCTGAGTCCGTTGAACCCTCATTTCTATACTTTGCCTACGGCTCTTGTATGTGTCCGGTGGACTTGAAGCGATCGCTCGGTGAGCCGACGCACGCCTACGTCATTGGTCATGCCACGCTGCGGGGCTATCGGCTGGGCTTTTTCTGCTATTCCAAATTTCGCGACTGTGGCGTGCTGGATGTGGTACCTGATGAGCAGTCGTCGGTCGAAGGCGTGCTATATCGGCTGCCGCTGCGGTTGAGCGATCGCCTCGATGCTCGCGAGGTCAGCTATCGCCACGAAATCATCACTGTGCAGGCCAACGGGCGCACCTACGACAACGTCCGCACCTACACCGCACTGCACAAGCTGCCCGAAGAAAAAGCCCCCAACGACTGGTACTTCAATGTGGTGCTGCGCGGAGCCGTGACTTGTCGCCTGCCCGAAGCGTACTGCTGGCACCTCTGCCACCACATGCACCAGCTTCAGGAATTTGGACGGGGCGATCGCCTCAAAATTGCCTAG